AAAGTGCTTTTTTAATTTTTCCCTTGATGCTTTCGATTCGCTCCTTGTATGAAGCAATTTCATCGAGAATCGTGTCAAGAACACCTGCGCTTTCACCCGCTTTGACAAGGTTGGTATAGAGTTCATCGAATTGAATCGGGTGGGCGCTTAGCGCTTCATGCAGACTGCCGCCAGATTCTACATCCGCCCGGATTTTATCGAGCATGGCGCGCATTCGAGGGTTTTTTGTACCACCTGCAATGATCTGAAATCCAGTAACAAGCGGCACGCCCGATTTGAGCATGGTCGCAAGTTGGCGGCTAAAGTTTGTAATTTCCTTGGACGAAATTCTTCGGCCCGCCGCACCAAAAAGTGGTTTCGGCTTCTTGCGTACCCTTATGGGGCTAATGCCCTGCCGGCGCAACTCTGCTCTTACGAGGTTAGGGGTGGGGGCGACTTGCTGACCTTTCAGTTTGACGCCACGTTTATCTCTTCCTTCCCAAAGAAAAATGGTGTTTTCTGCTTGAACGGTAGCCATGACCTAATCCTTGGTTACACGGTTGATTTCGATGAGGTCGGTTACACCTCGAGCAACTTTAAGCAGTGCCGCTTGTCGCAGGTCAAGCACACCTTCCTTGGCGGCTTCTTTGGCGATTTTTAGCGCACTGCCTTCTTCCAATACGATTTGTTGAATCTCTTCAGATAACGGCATCACCTGAAAAACACCGCTTCGTCCACGGTAGCCCTCGTTGCATTCTGAGCAACCAACGGGTTTATAGAGATTTACTTCGTCCAGGTTCTCGCTGTCAAAGCCGGCTCGGATCATCGCCTCTTCTGGCAGTTCGTCACGCTGCTTACATTTGTGCAGGGTCCTGATGAGTCTTTGGGCAATAACAAGATTGACTGCCGAGGTGATGTTGTAACTGGGTACACCCATGTTCATCAATCGCGTAATCGACTGCGGAGCGTCATTCGTGTGAAGTGTGGACAATACTAAGTGACCGGTTTGGGCTGCTTTGATACCGATTTCTGCCGTCTCGAGGTCACGAATCTCACCCACCATGATGACATCTGGGTCTTGGCGGAGAAATGAGCGCAGCGCCCGGGCAAATGTCATGCCCTGTTTGGCATTCTGTTGAACCTGGTTAATCCCATGCACACGAATTTCAACGGGGTCTTCAACCGTCGAAATATTCCTCCCCTCATCGTTCAGGAGGTTCAGGGCCGTATAAAGCGTTACGGTCTTACCTGAGCCCGTGGGCCCGGTCACCAAGATCATCCCGTAGGGCTTCTTGACGGACTCCAGGTAAATATCATGCTGGGTGGGCTCAAACCCGAGCCCTTCGATGCCCAAGTTTGTTGAAGCTGAGTCTAGAATTCGCAGAACGACTTTCTCGCCGAACAAGGTTGGGCAAGTGCTAACGCGAAAATCGATACTCCGTGTCCGAGTAATATTAAGCTTGATTCGGCCATCTTGGGGAACTCGCTTTTCCGCGATATCCAGGCCGGCCATGACCTTAAGTCTTGCCGTCAATCGACGGGCCATTTGGACCGGTGGGCTGGCTATGGACTTCAGAACGCCATCAAGCCTGTACCGAATACGGTACTTAGACTCGTAAGGTTCGAAATGAATATCCGATGCGCCCTTTCGAATAGCATCAAGAAGGACCTTGTTGATGAATCGAACGACAGGGGTTTCGTCAATCGCATTTTCTAGATCAATTTCATCGGTGTCCTCGTCGATCTGAAATCCGAGGTCCTCAAAACCTTCTTCGGAGTCGAAATCGTCAAATTCCTCTTCCGCGACTGCAAGAGCACGTTCGATAGCTTTGTCTAACTGGTCTGCCGCGACCAATATCGGCTCTACGTGAAAGCCGGAACTAAAAGAAATCTCATCGATGATCGTGTGATCGGTCGGGTCGGACAGAGCAACGAATATTGAATTCCCACGTAGATAAAGTGGCAATGCTTTGTGTTTGAGTATCAGGCTTTCACTGACCAGGCTGGTAGGTGTTTGACCAAGATCTAGTGAAGAGACATCAAGTAGTGGCACGCCATACTCAACTGAAGCCGCCTGGGCCAGCGTACTGGGGTCTAAACTTTGTTGTTGGCTTAGCCAAGCTAAAACGGTTGTGCCATTCTTGCTTGCGCCATCGCAAGCTGAGAGCGCCTCCTGCTCTTCCATCAGGCCTTCTGCGACCAGACGTCTGGCAAAACCACGTAACTGGCTGGACACCTTGAGTTCCGAATTCATGCGCGGCGCTCTCCACTCCCCTTTCCATCATTATATCGGAACATCATTACCTCAATGCAATGCGTAAATGAATATCAGAAACTAAAAAGCCCCTTGCGATCGCAAGGGGCTTTTAGAGTTTAGCCTGACGATGACCGTAAGTTATAGGTCACGCCAATTCGGCATAAACTTACTGGCGGCAGGTAGCCGGCAGGTGACGCAGCGCGCCCGTGCCGTTCGTCGTGCAGTCCCAGTTGATCGGGCCGGACATTGACGTCGGGTTGTAAGCGGCACCTGACGCGTCTTCGGGTGTCAGGAAGGCGCCCGGGTCAACGTCAGCACCAGTGTTAGTTGACTGAACGGTGATTCGACCAGTCCCCGGAGTAATTACCAGGTCGTTGCAGTACTGGCTTTCGCTGTTCGCGGTGTCGAAACCGTAGGCAGCTTCAGAGCCAGCGAAGTTGCCTTCTGACTGGAAGTACTCGGAAACGGCCAATTTAGCCGGTGCTGCCTGATTGATGCACTCGCCGACCTTAGCGCGGATGGTGTAGTCCTGGTAAGCCGGCACGGCCAGCGCGACCAGGATGGCGACGATCGCGATCACGATCATCAGTTCGATAAGGGTGAAACCCTTTTGAATTTGCTTAGTCACTTTCTCTACCCTCCAATGGTGATGATATTCGGTGCCTGATTACATTCAAGTCACCGGGATGCCCCTAGATGATTCATTGGGATGCGGGTTGTATAAATGCAGGGAGTGTGCCAAGTTTTTCATTGGTTGAAAAAACAGGGGGTTGGGGGCGATTTTATGCTGGATTTAGGCTTGAAATGACGGTGGAATGTCAGGATGTGACGAAAATTGTCACCTTTTTGCGCGTTATGTCGGGGTTTGGGCCAGGCGCAGGCCGGTGAACTGCCATCGGGCATCCGGGTAGAAGAAGTTTCGGTAGCTGGGGCGGCTGTGGTTGGGGGCGGTGGCGCCGCTTTTTCCTTTCAGCACCATCTGGTTGATCATGAATTTGCCGTTGTATTCGCCGACGGCGCCTTTGCTGGGCTGGTAGCCGGGGTAGGGTGCGTAGGCGCTGGCGGTCCATTCCCAGTTGGTGACGTTTTTGGGTCGGGTGGCTTCCCATTCGAATTCGGTGGGCAGGCGCTTGCCCTGCCAGCGGGCGTAGGCGTCGGCCTCGTAGTAGCTGATGTGGGTGACGGGTTCTGCCCCTGGCAGGGGCTGGTCGCCGCGCAGGGTGAAGTGGCGCCATTGGCCGTCTTCCGCCTTGCGCCAGTACAGGGGGGTGGTGATGCCGTGTTGCTGGCGCCAGGCCCAGCCGTCGGAGAGCCAGAGCAGCGCGTTGTTGTAGCCGCCGTCTTCCATGAACTGCAGCCACTCGTGGTTGGTCACGGGGTGGGTGGCCAGTTGGGCCGCCTGTAAATGCACCGTGTGCGCCGGGCCCTCGTTGTCGAAGGCGAAGCCTTCGCCCTGGTGGCCGATGGTGTACTGGCCTTCGGGCAGGGTTTGCCAGGCGTTGGTGGTGTCGTCCTTTGTCGGTGCTGCCGGGGCGGGGGCGTCGTGGTTGAACATCGCGGGCCAGGTGGGGTTTTGCCACAGCCCATGCTTGATATCCGTCAGCAGCAGTTCCTGGTGTTGCTGCTCGTGGTGGATCCCCAGGGTGACCAGGGGGGCGATGGCCTTCATCTGCTCCTGGCTGGCCTGGGTCAGCAGTTCTTCCATCGCCTGGTCGGTGGCCTGGCGCCATTCCATCACCCGCTCCAGCGGCGGCCGGGACATCATGCCGCGCTTGGGGCGGGGGTATTGCTCGCCCACGCCATTGTAATAACTGTTGAACAGGACCTTGTGGGCTTCGTCGAACGGCGTGTGGCCTTTTTTGTGTTCGCACAATACAAACGTCTCGAAGAACCATGTCGTGTGACCCAGGTGCCACTTGGTGGGGCTGGCGTCGGGCATGGACTGGATCATCTGGTCTTCGGGGCTCAGGGGGGCGGCCAGGGCTTCGGTGTGGGCGCGGGTGGTTTGGTATTGTGCGAGCAGGGTGGTGGGGTCGGCCAATGTCTGGGTCCGGGTGGGTTTGGGTTGGGGCATTGTATTACGTGGGTTGGGGTGAATTTGCCATATTCACTATTGTGGCCTGGGTGAGATGCTTGGTGGGGTTGGAGATATTTATATGTATGCCCGTAACGGGTATACTTGGGGGGGGAAGTGAGGCGCGTTCTAAAACGTAGAAGTTTTGCGAAGTGGCAGGCTGGTGAAAATATACGAAACGCTGTGTTGTGTAACGTCGTGTTGGAAATGGAGCGGGGCCTGATTGATGCGGTCCTCGGCGAAAGTTTGTACAAGATGCGTGTGTCCCGCCCAGGGGGTGGTAAGCGGAGTGGCTACCGAGTTTTCGTTGCGGCAAGGCTGGGTACTCGGTATGTATTTATGCATGGGTTCCCGAAGAATGTCAGGGCCAATATCACGCGGTCAGAAAAGAAGGCGTTGCAGTTTGCGGGGAAGGCGTTTTTGGAGTTGACGGGTAATGCGCTGGTGGAATCTCTGAAGGCTGGCGTGTTGTTGGAGGTGGATTGTGAGTGAAATCATTGAGTCGTTGCGCGACGATTTAGGCGCCCTCCATGAGGTTGGCGCAGTCGATAAGGTCACAATGCGGGAGTTTGAGCGTATTTGTCCGCCGCCAGTGCGGGAGTTCAGCGCGCTCGATATCAAACGCCTGCGGGAAAGGCTGAAGTTCAGTCAGCCGGTGTTCGCTCTTCACCTGCATACATCGGCATCGACGATTCGCAAGTGGGAACAGGGCGAGACGCGGCCGGCGGGGCCCGCGTTGAAGTTGCTCAATGTGATTGCTGATAAGGGCTTGAAGGCAATCATCTGACGGTACGGAAAGGTAAAGCGATGAACAGGCTGAAAATTATTCCTGAGTTCAAAACCGAAGAGGAAGAGCGGGCGTTTTGGAAGGTTAATGACTCCGCCGATTATGTTGAGTGGGAAAAAGCTCAGGTTGTGACCATGCCAAACCTGAAGCCCTCCACGAAGACCATCTCCCTGCGACTGCCCGAAAGCCTTTTGGACGACGAAAGACATCGATCGTAGGCATTATTGCCAACAGCGGAAAATGTTGGCATAATTGACAACATGGGGGAAGATCAACGAACGGCCAGAAGGTGGATAGATGAGGCATCGTTTGTTGAAACGAGCATCGTTCGATTGTCGAAACCGCTCGAAGGTTCAGACCACCCTTACAAGTACAGCCTGGCTCTGATCGTCGGTGGTCAATGTGTACTTCGCTACGACAATGAGCGTGGCAAAGGGGATCACAGGCATGAAGGTGACATTGAGCAGGCTTATGTCTTTACCACGCTGAGCCAACTGTTAAGCGATTTTAAGTCTGACGTCAGGAGGAAGCTTCAAAATGGATGAAACGACTTTGAAGATTGGCGTGCGGACAATGGATAAGTTTTTCGAGGGTGTTGCTGAGTCAGTTGAAAATGTCGGGTACACCACGCCTTCACTTTATTTTCCCTCTGCGGAAGACTTGTTCAAGACCCTGGGGGGTCGGCGGTGGGAAATCCTTCAGGCATTGGCGGGGCAACGTTCTGTCGGCGTTCGCGAGTTGGCACGGCTGGTCGCGCGGGAAGTCAAGTCCGTGCACCGCGATACCGAGGCATTGGTGGCGGGTGGTGTGATCAGTAAAGCTGATGATGGCAAGTTGAGTTTTCCGTACACGCGTATCGTGCTGGAGCCGTTTGAATTCGAGAGTGGGCGGGCCGCGTAGATCGCGCTGTCCGGCCGTCCCTAGTCGATCCCGTACTTCTTCAGCTTGTACCTTAGCGACCGGAAGCTGATGCCCAGCTGCTCCGCCGCGCGGGTCTTGTTGTAGCGGGCCTTTTTCAGCGCCTCTTCGAGCATCTGTTTTTCGATGTCTTCCATGTAGGTGTCGAGCGACTGGTCGGCATCCAGGCCGGGCAGGGGGGCGTCGCCGTTGGCGTGGCCGTTGGCGCCGTCGTGCAGGTCGTCGAACTGCTCGAGCATCAGGTCGTCGGGGTCGATGGCGCCGCCTTCGCTCATGGTCACGGCGCGTTGCAGGATGTTGATCAGCTCGCGCACGTTGCCGCTGAAATCATGTTGCTGCAGGGCGTCCATGGCGTCGGGGCTAATGGCCGGGGCCTGGGTGTCCCACTCGGCGGTGATGTTCTTCAGGAAATGCGTGGCCAGCGCGGGGATGTCATCGGGGCGCTCGGCCAGGCTGGGCATGTGCAGTTCGATCACGTTCAGGCGGAAATAGAGATCCGAGCGGAACTTGCCTTCTTCCACCAGCGGTTTCAGGGCCTTGTGGGTGGCGCTGAGGATTCGCACATCCACGCCGATTTCCTCGCGGGCGCCAATGGGGCGCACGGCTTTTTCCTGGATGGCGCGCAGCAGTTTCACCTGCATGTGCAGGGGCAGGTCGGCGACCTCGTCCAGCAGCAGGGTGCCGCCGTCGGCGGCCTGGAACAGGCCTTCCTTGTTGGCGTCGGCGCCGGTGAAGCTGCCTTTTTTGTGCCCGAAGAACTCGCTTTCCATCAGCTCGGTGGGGATGGCGCCGCAGTTGACCGGGATGAAGGGGCCGTCGATGCGCGGGCCCAGGTCGTGGATCAGGCGCGCGGCCAGTTCCTTGCCCGAACCGCTGGCGCCGGAGATCAGCACCGGGGCCTGGCTGCGGGCCAGCTTGCGGATCATCTGCCGGCAGCGGTTCATGGCCTGGGAGTTGCCGATCAGGCGTGACAGTTCGCCGTCGGGCTCGACAATGGGAGCCGGTGCGTTGGCGGCGTCAAAATCGTCATCCTGCTCCGGGGTGCTGTCGTCGGCGCGCAGGCGCAGGGCGGTGTTAACCAGCTTGCGCAGCATGCCCAGGTCGACGGGCTTGCTGACAAAGTCAAACGCGCCCAGTTTCAGGGCCTGCACGGCGTCCTCCACCCGCCCGTGGGCGGTGATCACGGCCACCGGCAGGTCCGGGTGGTCGCGGCCGATCTGCTGCACCAGGTCCAGGCCGTTGCCATCGGGCAGGCGCATGTCGGTCAGGCAGAAGCTGAAGTCGTTGGCGCCCAGGGCGCGGCGTGCCTGGACCAGGTCGGCGGCGGCGGTCACGCGCAGGCCCATGCGTTCCAGCGTCATCACCAGCAGGTCCCGGATGTCGGGCTCGTCGTCGATGATGAGGACATGCTGGTTGTCGATCATGGGCCCTCCCTGAAGGCGTTGAGGTCGATGATGCTGGCGCCGCCGCCGGCCAGCGTCATGCGCACGTGGAAACGGGTGCGTTCACCGGGGTCGGAGTCTACCGTGAGTTCGGCCTGGTTGGCTTCCACCAGCTGGCGGGCGATGTACAGCCCCAGGCCCGAGCCTTCCTTGCGGGTGGTGTAGAAGGGCTGGAAGATGTCCACCATCTTCTCTTCCTCGATGCCTTCGCCGTTGTCCTCCACGCTCACCTTGCAGAAGCCGGAGTCGTGCTCGTGGCCCAGGCGCAGCACCAGCTCGGGGCGATGGCGGTTGTCGCCCAGGTGCTGCAGGGCGTTCTCCATCAGCTTCCACAGCACCTGGTGCAGCTGGCTACGGTCGAACATCACCGACAGCTTCCCGGTCTCTTCCGGGTTGCCGCGTGGCAGTTCCAGGCGGAACGGGTAGTCGCGGTAGGCGGTGTTGAATTCCTCGCGCAGCTCTTCCAGCCACGGCGCGATGGCGAAGATCTCGTGCTGGCTCTTCTCTCGCCGCGACATCTGCAGGATGTTCTCGATGATGCCGTTGGTGCGCTTGACGTTGTTGCGGATGATGGTGATCAGCTTGTCCTGGTCCGCGGTCAGGCCGTCGTCTTCCTCCAGCAGCTGGGCGGCGTGGCTGATGGCGCTGAGCGGGTTGCGCACCTCGTGCGCGATGCTGGTGGACAGCCGCGCCAGGCTCACCGACGACATCTCCAGCGCGCGCTGGCTGACCACGTCGTTGTCTTCCAGGAAGACCACCACGGAAATCTCGTTGCCGGCCGGCACGCTGACGAACTTGGGCACCACCTGCGCCTGGCTGGCGTTCAGGTTAAGGGTCTCGGGCTCCAGCCGCGGGTCGCCCATCCACTCGTCCAGGGCGCGTTTCAGTTCCGGGCTGATGTCTTCGAGCGCGCGCCGGGCCGCGGGCGGGCTGCCCAGCAGGAACCAGGCGCTCTCGTTCATCATCTTGATGTGGCCGTCGGGGCCCACGGCCAGCACGCCGGAGCGCAGCCGGCGGATGACCAGCTCGTTGATCTGCTCCAGCCGGGTCAGCGTCAGCAGCTGCTGCTCGGCGATCAGGCGGAACTCGCGCGCCCAGTTGGCCAGGATATGCGTGAGTGTGGTGATGATGAAGATGATGACGCCGAAGACGCCGCCGGTGAGGAAGTCGTCGGCGCTGGTAGCGCCACCCATGTAGGCGATGGTGGGGCCGGACAGCACCGCCAGCGAGGCCAGGCCGGCAATCAGCAGCGCCAGGCGCAGCGGCAGCACGATACCGGCGGCGGCGCCGGTGAACACCAGCAGCACGGCCAGGCCGTCGAAGGTGTTCAGCAGCAGCGCCATCAGCAGCACGTCCAGCAGCAGCGACTGCAGTGCCATGTCGCGCACGCCCTGCTCGTCCTGCGGGCGCACGATGATGAACACCACGGCAAAACCGAAGTAGACCAGCAGCACGGCGGCGGCCAGCGTGGTGTTGGTGAAGTTGATGCCCTGGGTGAGCAGGCCGCCGATAAATGCCGCGCCCAAAGCCAGCGCCACGAACAGGCGGAAGCCGTTCAGGTAGCGCAGCACGCGCAGCGTCAGCGCGGGGGATAAGGGGTAGCCGGTGAAATCGGCAATCTTCTGCAACGGGGGCTCCTTTGTTCTCGCCCGGTGTTTTCGCCTGGATGGCGGCCTTCGCCGGGCCGCGGCAGTGGCAGTATAGCAATCGTTCGGGCCGTTGAGATGAACCGACGTAGAGAAAGCGCGGCCCCTTACCTATAGTTCGGATGCATCGCGCGACCGACCACTAATCACCTCCAACCCCCCGCGGCGCCGATGTCAGCGAGTCCGACTGGTATCCGTCTCGCGCCCCTTCGCATCCAGATCGACCTGGGAGGAGGGAGTCATGATCGACGAATTGAAATTGAAGGCCCACGGCCGTGTGCTGACGGCCTGCGTGGCGGCGCTCGTGTGCGCGTCCGCCGGTGCCGCCGGCAAACCCGGTGGCGCGAACACCGCCATGCACGATATCGACCTGCGTGGCGGCGGTGGCCGCCTGGTCACCGGCCAGGCGGCGCGGCAGTTACGCGCCGCGGCGCCGGCGGGGCAGGCGCAGGCGCTGGCCGATTTTGAGCGCGCCGCGCCCGGCCTGCAGCTACGCTGGAGCGCCCTGACGGGCGCGCCCAGCCGCATTGCGGCCACGAAGGGGGCATTGACAGGCCCCAGTGCCATGGCGCCCGACGCCATTGCCTACGATTTCCTGGCGCGTAACCCGGCGCTGCTGGGCCTGCAGGCGGACGATATCGCCGCCATGCGCGTGGCCCGCGAGCTGGGTTCCAGCGCCACCGGCGCCAGTTACGTGACCCTGCAGCAGCAGGTGAACGGCATTGACGTGTTTGGCGGCCGGGTCAAGTTCACCATCAGCCCGAAGGGCGAGGTGCGCAGCGTGTCTGGCGAGCCCATTGCCAACGTGGCGAAGGCGGCGAGCGGTACGACGCCGCTGGTGCCGGTGGGCGAGGCGCTGGCCCTGGCCGCGGCCGACGCCCGGCTGGACCATGTCGAGTTCAGCCGTGATCACGGCCTGGTGTGGTTCCCGCTGTCGGCCACCGAGTTGCGGCTGGCCTGGAACGTGGTCACCGGCGACGGTGACAGCCCGAACGCCTATCGCAGCCTGGTCGACGCCGTCGACGGCCGCGTGCTGTGGCGCCAGAACCTGACGTCCTACGCGCACCAGACCGCCATCGGCCTGGCCTATACCAGCGATGGCCCGGACCCGGGCACGCCGTCCGGCACCAGCTCCGGAAACACGCCGGGCAGCGACCCTGCCGGCGCCAACCCGCGCCAGGTGCTGCCGTTCGATGGTGAGGACTTCTTCTCCCACGACGACGACCACGCGGACTGGTGGAACGGCAGCGGCGAGGCCGACTACAGCCGCACGGTGAGCAACAACGTCACCGCCCGCGATGACCGCCTGGGCGACGGTTCGCCGCAGATCGTCACCACCGACCCTTCCGGCGACTACACCGTCAGCCCGGCCTTTGACATTGACCTGTCGCAGGCGCCCAGCACCTACATCAATGCCTCGGTGGTGAACCTGTTCTACTGGTACAACCGCCTGCATGATTTCTGGTACGGCTACGGTTTTGACGAGGCCGCCGGCAACGCGCAGGTGAGCAATTTCGGCCTGGGCGGCGCCGAGGGTGACCCGATCATCGTCGACGCGCAGGACAACTCGACCCCGGCCGACCCGGCCGATGCCGACAACTGCAACGCCTTCATGCGCGCCGACACCGACGGCAACTCGCCGTCGTCGCGCTTCCTGATCTGTGACCGCGGCGCCAACGGCATTATCGATGCCGGCCTGGACAACACCGTCATTGCCCACGAGTTCGGCCACCTGGTGGTCGGGCGATTGCTGGAGGGCAACGTTAACGTGTCGCAGGGCTCGGGCATGAACGAGGGCTTTTCCGACCTCTTCGGCCTGACCATCTACGCCGAGGCCGACGACGAACTGGACGCGCCCTATGGCATCGGCGGCTGGTACCGGGGGCAGCCCGACAGCAGCATCCGGCGCGAGTTCTACAGCACCGACCCGACGGTGTTCACGCGCCGTTTCGCCGATATCGTCGACGGCGCGTTCTGCGCCGTGCGGGTGTGCAGCAACGACGACACCATGGCCTGCGGCACCGATGACGACTGCGGTGACGGCAACACCTGCGACACGGCCTCGTGCGGCTTCCAGTTCCAGTGCGAACCGCCCACGACCACCATTTCGCAGGGGCCCTGCAGGGCGGAGGAGCATGACGCCGGCGAAATCTGGGCCAACACGCTGTGGATTGCCTACACCAGCATGGTGAAGAAGTTTGGCTACGGCGCGGCGCAGACGGCCTTCCACCAGCTGGTGGTCGACGGCCTGAAGGGCGCCCCGGACTTTCCGGACTTCCTGGACATGCGCGACGCCATCCTGGTGGCCGACCTGGATTTCCAGGCCGGTGCGGCGCAGTGCCTGCTGTGGGACGCCTTCGCCAGCATGGGCATGGGCGTGTCCGCGTCCAGCCTGGGCAGCGGCGACATCAACGTGATCGAGGCCTTCGACACGCCGCCGTCCTGCACGCCCAATATCGACGTCAGCATCACCGCCAATATCGGCCTGGTGTGCCTGGATGACGACACCATCATCCCGATGGACATCACCAACACCGGCACCGGCGACCTGGTCATCGACGCCATCGATATCCAGGGCCAGGACGCGGCCGAGTTCTCGCTCGACCCGTCGCCGGAGATTCCGCTGGTGGTGCCGCAGGGCAGCACGGTGTCGTTCACGCTGCACCATGTGCCGGCCGGGGGCTTTGGCGCCCGCAATGCCACCGTGGTGATCACCTCCAACGACCCGGATGAGCCGACCGTGTCGGTGCCGGTGTCCGCCGAGGTGGGCGCGCCCGACATCAACGTGGCCATCGCCGACTCCGGCGCCTTCGGCAACGTCTGCACGGGCGAGCAGTCCGACATGACGCTGGTGATCAGCAACCAGGGCCAGTGCGACCTGACCATCGACGACATCCAGCTGGGCGGTACCGGCGCGAGCCAGTTCGACCTGCCCACGGCGCTGGACCTGCCGCTGGTGCTGGCCGCCGGCAGCGACTTCAACCTGCCGGTGCGGTTCTCGCCCGATGCCTGCACGGATTCGACCTACCTGGCGCATGTCGCCATCAGCAGCGATTCCCCGGGTGAGGGCACGGTCAACGTGCCGATCAGCGGCGAGGCCGACTGTCCGGAGCTGGTGATCGATCCGGTTGGCCTGACCGGGCTGAACGCCTTCCCGGCCACGGTTGTCGACACCGACGGCTCACTGGGCTGCTTCTCCGAGAAGTCCGCCGTGCTGCGCAACAACAGCAGCTGTCCCCTCACCATTACCGATATCTCCGCCGCCAACGGCGTGGACTTCCAGGTGATGGCGCCGACGGTGTTCCCGATCATCCTGCCGGGTGGCGAGGAAACGCTGGAAACGGTGGTGCGGTTTACCCCGCAGTCCGATGCCGATCCGCTGGCGCCGGGTGAGCTGACCGACCTGCTGGTCGTCAACAGCGATGATCCCGACGGTGCGCAGGACGCGCAACTGTGTGGCGAGTCCGCGCACGGCAGCGGCACGCGCATCCTGGTCACCGAGACCAGCACCGGCATCCCGCTGGTGGTGGACGGCCTGGAGCGGCTGGACCTGACGTCGAAGCAGAAGAACCGTCCGGGGCCCATCAACCTGGACTTCACCGATGTACCGGTGACTTCGACCGATGTGTGCGGCAATACCGTCGCGTACCACGTGAACCTGGAAACGCTGCCGCAGGCCGAGAGCACCGGCAAGCACGGTTCGCAGTACACGGCCCACGCCAAGCACGGCAACCTGCAGACGTCCGACAGCTTTGGCCTGGACCAGTGCGAGTTCCGTGACACCCAGCTGCAGTTGCAGGACGACGACTCCGGCGCCTGCCTGCTGGCACCCAAGGGTGCTGCGTGCAGTGCCGACAGCGAATGCTGCTCCGGCAAGTGCAAGGGCCCCAGCGGCAACATGAGCTGTAAGTAAGGCTCTCCCCCGCGGCCGCCTGTTCGGGCGGACGCAGAGCCGGCGTCCCTTTCGGGGCGCCGGTTTTTTAGGCGATGACCGGTTGCCCGCCTTTGCTTCCGCGGGCGTTTCAGGGGAAAATGGAGAACTTGGTCGCGGCGCGCCGCGGTCACCCGAATTCGACATTTTTCAATGACCTGATTCAACCCGGGAGACCCGATGAATTTTCATGAATACCAGGCGAAGGAACTGTTCGCCGAATATGGCATTCCCGTGCCCGCGGGAACGAACGCCACCACGCCGGACGAGGCCGTAGAGGCAGCGAAGGCGCTGGGCGGCGACATGTGGGTGGTGAAGGCCCAGGTGCACGCCGGCGGCCGCGGCAAGGCCGGCGGCGTCAAGCTGGTGAAGACGCTGGACGAGGTGCGCGCCGAGGCGGAGCGCATGCTCAACATGACCATCGAAACCTACCAGACCGGCGGCCTGGCGCTGCCCGTGGACTCGGTGCTGATCGCCGAGGCCACCGACATCGAGTCCGAGATCTACCTCTCGGCCCTGGTCGACCGCAACAACCGTTGCGTCACCTTCATGGGCTCTTCCGAAGGCGGCGTGGACATCGAGGAAGTGGCGGCCACTTCCCCGGAGAAGATCATCACCGTCAAGGTGAACAACACCGCCGGCTTCCGCAGCTACGACGCGGCCAAGATGGGCTTCGGCATGGGCCTGTCGGTCAAGCACGTGCGCCAGCTGACGAAGATCATGGGCGGCATCTACAAGCTGTTCGTGGAAAAAGACCTGGCGCTGGTCGAGGTGAACCCGCTGATCATCGACGGTA
This DNA window, taken from Marinihelvus fidelis, encodes the following:
- a CDS encoding helix-turn-helix domain-containing protein; amino-acid sequence: MSEIIESLRDDLGALHEVGAVDKVTMREFERICPPPVREFSALDIKRLRERLKFSQPVFALHLHTSASTIRKWEQGETRPAGPALKLLNVIADKGLKAII
- the pilB gene encoding type IV-A pilus assembly ATPase PilB, yielding MNSELKVSSQLRGFARRLVAEGLMEEQEALSACDGASKNGTTVLAWLSQQQSLDPSTLAQAASVEYGVPLLDVSSLDLGQTPTSLVSESLILKHKALPLYLRGNSIFVALSDPTDHTIIDEISFSSGFHVEPILVAADQLDKAIERALAVAEEEFDDFDSEEGFEDLGFQIDEDTDEIDLENAIDETPVVRFINKVLLDAIRKGASDIHFEPYESKYRIRYRLDGVLKSIASPPVQMARRLTARLKVMAGLDIAEKRVPQDGRIKLNITRTRSIDFRVSTCPTLFGEKVVLRILDSASTNLGIEGLGFEPTQHDIYLESVKKPYGMILVTGPTGSGKTVTLYTALNLLNDEGRNISTVEDPVEIRVHGINQVQQNAKQGMTFARALRSFLRQDPDVIMVGEIRDLETAEIGIKAAQTGHLVLSTLHTNDAPQSITRLMNMGVPSYNITSAVNLVIAQRLIRTLHKCKQRDELPEEAMIRAGFDSENLDEVNLYKPVGCSECNEGYRGRSGVFQVMPLSEEIQQIVLEEGSALKIAKEAAKEGVLDLRQAALLKVARGVTDLIEINRVTKD
- the egtB gene encoding ergothioneine biosynthesis protein EgtB — encoded protein: MPQPKPTRTQTLADPTTLLAQYQTTRAHTEALAAPLSPEDQMIQSMPDASPTKWHLGHTTWFFETFVLCEHKKGHTPFDEAHKVLFNSYYNGVGEQYPRPKRGMMSRPPLERVMEWRQATDQAMEELLTQASQEQMKAIAPLVTLGIHHEQQHQELLLTDIKHGLWQNPTWPAMFNHDAPAPAAPTKDDTTNAWQTLPEGQYTIGHQGEGFAFDNEGPAHTVHLQAAQLATHPVTNHEWLQFMEDGGYNNALLWLSDGWAWRQQHGITTPLYWRKAEDGQWRHFTLRGDQPLPGAEPVTHISYYEADAYARWQGKRLPTEFEWEATRPKNVTNWEWTASAYAPYPGYQPSKGAVGEYNGKFMINQMVLKGKSGATAPNHSRPSYRNFFYPDARWQFTGLRLAQTPT
- a CDS encoding HVO_A0114 family putative DNA-binding protein, translating into MDETTLKIGVRTMDKFFEGVAESVENVGYTTPSLYFPSAEDLFKTLGGRRWEILQALAGQRSVGVRELARLVAREVKSVHRDTEALVAGGVISKADDGKLSFPYTRIVLEPFEFESGRAA
- a CDS encoding toxin-antitoxin system TumE family protein — protein: MGEDQRTARRWIDEASFVETSIVRLSKPLEGSDHPYKYSLALIVGGQCVLRYDNERGKGDHRHEGDIEQAYVFTTLSQLLSDFKSDVRRKLQNG
- a CDS encoding type II toxin-antitoxin system RelE/ParE family toxin produces the protein MRRVLKRRSFAKWQAGENIRNAVLCNVVLEMERGLIDAVLGESLYKMRVSRPGGGKRSGYRVFVAARLGTRYVFMHGFPKNVRANITRSEKKALQFAGKAFLELTGNALVESLKAGVLLEVDCE
- a CDS encoding pilin, with the protein product MTKQIQKGFTLIELMIVIAIVAILVALAVPAYQDYTIRAKVGECINQAAPAKLAVSEYFQSEGNFAGSEAAYGFDTANSESQYCNDLVITPGTGRITVQSTNTGADVDPGAFLTPEDASGAAYNPTSMSGPINWDCTTNGTGALRHLPATCRQ